GCCTCGAGCGTCGCTGCCTCGTTGTATACGGGCATGACCACCGAGACCTGGGCTCGCCCCATCTCCTGCCCGTCTCCCCCCCGTACGATCATTCGGGTGCGGCCCCGGGCCGGCCGGGCGGCTGCACGTCCCGAAAATGCTCTACGGTGCGCTTCAGCCCCACTTCGAGCGGGATCCGGGGCGTCCAGTTCAGCCGCGCGGACGCGAGAGAGATGTCCGGAGAGCGCATTCTCGGGTCGTCCGTGGGCAGCGGACGCACCTCGACGGTGGACGCGGACCCCGTGGTCGCGAGCACGAGATCGGACAAAGCACGGATCGTATACTCGCCGGGATTGCCCAGGTTGACCGGCTCGTGGATGTCCGCGTTGAAGAGACGCCAGATCCCCTCCACGAGGTCGGACACGTAACAGAAACTCCTTGACTGGGAGCCGTCTCCGTAGATGGTGAGCGGTTCACCCCGGAGCGCCTGGACGATGAAATTCGAGACCACGCGGCCGTCGTCCGGACGCATGCGCGGGCCGTAGGTATTGAAGATTCGCACGATGCGCGTGTCCACGCCGTGTTCGCGGTGGTAGGCCATCGTGAGGGCCTCGGCGAAGCGCTTCGCCTCGTCGTACACGGAGCGCGGGCCGACCGGGTTCACGTTGCCCCAGTATGTTTCGGGCTGAGGATGGACGAGCGGGTCTCCGTAGACCTCCGAGGTGGACGCGAGCAGCAGCCG
This genomic interval from Candidatus Palauibacter australiensis contains the following:
- a CDS encoding SDR family oxidoreductase, which gives rise to MRLVVTGAAGFLGSHLTDRLLAEGHSVVGIDSLITGTRRNLVHLRHEPRFAFIERDVSEPIEVEGEIGGIFHFASPASPVDYLRFPIQTLKAGALGTRNALGLARASGSRLLLASTSEVYGDPLVHPQPETYWGNVNPVGPRSVYDEAKRFAEALTMAYHREHGVDTRIVRIFNTYGPRMRPDDGRVVSNFIVQALRGEPLTIYGDGSQSRSFCYVSDLVEGIWRLFNADIHEPVNLGNPGEYTIRALSDLVLATTGSASTVEVRPLPTDDPRMRSPDISLASARLNWTPRIPLEVGLKRTVEHFRDVQPPGRPGAAPE